One stretch of Bacteroides sp. DNA includes these proteins:
- a CDS encoding CHAT domain-containing tetratricopeptide repeat protein, whose amino-acid sequence MTNPIMKGFLTTFIPFLFLLPATVKGQDKKEGMQVGYDASGTINQAMYYKDGQPLTYWVQTGDVTQFEGHWPAQRVLDYLNKALDIKLNISLSTSICLERIGDNYLDVYNDFENTEKFYLAATYILEELGNTQRAGYMYFYLGLLYHDFNHPEAARSYYSKALEVYKTLPDPYESGYATALNHIFQKYNNEREYQQAIPYMEALAALYLTHGDRVVEEKISLQVQLGDLYWNAGLKEQAVQSYLGAVPFSREHYGADSKEYQQVILTFAKQFWDLGYHKEAEPLYSELLALNTPGTLEGEMEILGKLLEFYFGYLNWQKLIMVHERLKVLLEPLGEDNSIYLSIISSLGSIYSQVGEFHQAEDHLSEYLKSLLKTQPESDEEIGSTLITLAGIDLKMYNIERATKRAEEGVGRLERSGKTNHPAYGSGLSTLGIALMLQEEYERSEEYLLRGQATLPRGGYNEVDYAIGLGTLATNYWYQEKMELAEKHYLEAIRLMEESGFDQMREYSNLMGNLSMVYAKTGHYEEAIDWSRKSLDRYALRKESHHPDYLANLHNLALYLEGDGQMDASVDLALKGNAGLLTQVDRNLLHWSERELESYIELNISRYFDFYHRLYLHQGEEHPSLAGQAYDNQLFLKGLLLQSAQKVQQMVAQSQDSLLNDLSNSQKNLREEIEALYALPVDQRVEDPEELEATYDSLQKRIKRRLAEVSETGANSFPGMEAEAVSFRQIREALSQGEATIEFLSFRYYDLLRPTDSIFYCGLVLRPDYEYPRMVFLTVGRELEPFTTQHPDQVYAPGNDRLYKLLIEPMQPLLEGVKSIYFSPTGLLHRFSFAAIPMPKGGVLSDKFILHNLASTRNVVDAQTSFSAETGILYGGIDYNTDTATLARLAGNYEHGTLSEAGDEATTRSFRGSEWTYLPGTHAEAEQISQLLSRGHIYSLTLTGQEATEESFKALSGHSPAIIHVASHGFSFPPEGDENFHRDMLDPRTQQVFSLADHPLLRSGLLFSGANQSWVRGVPPTGAEDGILTAYELSNMDLEKTQLVVLSACETGLGDIKGNEGVFGLQRAMFMAGVRNLIVSLWEVPDFETMELMTLFYARLVVGDSIETALKKARQEMKSQYPDQPSLWAGFELIR is encoded by the coding sequence ATGACTAATCCGATTATGAAAGGTTTTCTGACAACCTTTATCCCCTTCTTGTTTCTCCTTCCGGCAACAGTTAAAGGGCAGGACAAGAAGGAAGGAATGCAGGTAGGTTATGATGCGTCCGGTACTATCAACCAAGCGATGTATTACAAGGACGGTCAACCCCTGACCTACTGGGTCCAGACTGGCGATGTGACTCAATTTGAAGGTCACTGGCCTGCGCAAAGGGTTCTGGATTACCTGAACAAGGCCTTGGATATCAAACTGAATATTTCCCTGTCCACCTCCATTTGCCTGGAGCGCATTGGCGATAACTACCTAGATGTCTATAATGATTTTGAAAATACAGAGAAGTTCTACCTGGCGGCTACCTATATCCTTGAGGAATTGGGAAATACCCAAAGGGCAGGGTATATGTATTTTTACCTGGGTTTGCTTTATCACGACTTTAATCACCCCGAGGCAGCCAGGAGCTATTACAGCAAGGCTCTGGAGGTTTACAAAACGCTGCCTGATCCTTATGAAAGTGGATATGCCACTGCACTCAATCACATTTTCCAGAAATATAATAACGAAAGAGAGTATCAGCAGGCCATTCCATACATGGAGGCTCTCGCAGCGCTTTACCTGACCCATGGCGACCGGGTCGTGGAGGAAAAAATATCCCTTCAGGTTCAGCTGGGTGACCTTTACTGGAATGCCGGACTCAAAGAGCAGGCGGTGCAGAGCTACCTGGGAGCTGTACCTTTTTCCCGTGAACATTATGGTGCTGACTCAAAAGAGTATCAACAGGTGATCCTTACATTTGCCAAACAGTTCTGGGATCTGGGCTACCACAAAGAAGCAGAACCCCTCTACAGTGAATTGCTGGCACTGAACACCCCCGGAACCCTGGAAGGGGAAATGGAGATCCTTGGAAAGTTATTGGAATTTTACTTTGGGTATCTTAACTGGCAAAAGCTTATTATGGTTCACGAGCGTTTAAAGGTTCTCCTCGAGCCTTTAGGTGAAGACAATTCCATTTATCTGAGCATAATTTCTTCTTTGGGGAGTATTTATAGCCAGGTGGGAGAATTTCATCAGGCTGAAGACCACCTGTCGGAATACCTGAAGAGTTTATTGAAGACCCAACCTGAATCGGATGAGGAAATCGGATCCACGCTGATCACCCTTGCAGGGATTGATTTGAAGATGTATAATATTGAACGTGCCACCAAAAGGGCGGAAGAAGGCGTAGGCAGGTTAGAGCGATCTGGGAAAACCAATCATCCAGCCTATGGCTCTGGTTTGAGTACCCTGGGCATTGCCCTTATGCTTCAGGAGGAATATGAAAGGTCTGAAGAATACTTGCTGCGAGGCCAGGCAACTTTACCCAGAGGTGGTTATAATGAAGTTGATTATGCCATCGGGCTGGGTACCCTGGCTACCAACTATTGGTATCAGGAAAAGATGGAACTGGCTGAAAAACATTACCTGGAAGCCATCCGCTTGATGGAGGAATCCGGTTTCGATCAAATGAGGGAATATTCCAATTTGATGGGTAACCTCTCGATGGTCTATGCCAAAACAGGTCATTATGAAGAAGCCATTGATTGGTCCCGAAAGAGTCTGGACCGTTATGCGCTGCGTAAGGAAAGCCACCATCCTGATTACCTGGCCAATTTACATAACCTTGCTTTATACCTGGAAGGCGACGGGCAGATGGACGCCTCTGTTGATTTGGCGCTGAAAGGCAATGCCGGCCTGTTGACTCAGGTGGACCGAAATCTGCTCCATTGGTCGGAAAGGGAGCTTGAATCATATATTGAACTGAACATCAGCAGGTATTTTGACTTCTACCACAGGCTGTATCTGCATCAGGGGGAAGAACATCCTTCTCTTGCTGGTCAGGCATATGACAATCAGCTTTTCCTGAAGGGTTTGCTTCTTCAGTCAGCACAAAAGGTACAGCAAATGGTGGCTCAGAGCCAGGACAGTTTGCTGAATGATCTTTCTAACAGTCAGAAAAACCTGCGGGAAGAGATTGAGGCTTTGTATGCCCTGCCTGTGGATCAGCGGGTTGAGGATCCTGAAGAATTGGAAGCAACATACGATTCCTTGCAAAAGCGGATCAAGAGAAGACTTGCGGAGGTGTCGGAAACAGGCGCTAATTCTTTTCCCGGGATGGAAGCAGAGGCTGTTTCCTTCCGGCAGATTCGCGAGGCCCTAAGCCAGGGAGAAGCAACCATTGAATTCCTGAGCTTCCGGTATTATGACCTTTTACGGCCAACGGATTCCATTTTCTATTGTGGATTGGTGCTGCGCCCCGATTACGAATACCCGCGAATGGTCTTCCTGACGGTGGGACGTGAGCTGGAACCTTTCACCACACAACATCCTGATCAGGTCTATGCCCCCGGCAACGATCGCCTTTATAAATTGCTGATTGAACCTATGCAGCCGCTACTGGAAGGAGTGAAAAGCATTTACTTCTCTCCAACGGGACTGCTGCACCGCTTTTCCTTTGCTGCCATTCCTATGCCTAAAGGTGGTGTGTTGTCTGACAAATTTATTTTGCATAACCTTGCCTCCACTCGGAACGTTGTTGATGCCCAGACTTCATTCAGCGCGGAAACAGGTATTCTCTACGGCGGCATTGATTACAATACCGATACGGCTACCCTGGCCCGATTAGCAGGGAATTACGAGCATGGGACGCTGTCCGAGGCAGGTGATGAAGCAACCACCCGTAGCTTCAGGGGTTCAGAATGGACTTACTTGCCCGGCACACATGCTGAAGCTGAACAAATTAGTCAATTGCTATCACGCGGGCATATTTATTCATTGACGCTTACAGGTCAGGAAGCAACTGAAGAGTCCTTTAAAGCCCTCAGCGGGCATTCACCCGCTATCATTCACGTGGCCAGCCATGGCTTTAGTTTCCCTCCGGAAGGGGATGAGAATTTCCATCGCGATATGTTGGATCCTCGCACCCAGCAGGTGTTTAGTCTGGCGGACCATCCCTTGCTGCGCAGCGGTCTGTTGTTTTCCGGGGCCAACCAGTCCTGGGTCAGGGGAGTACCTCCTACAGGTGCAGAGGATGGCATCCTGACAGCCTATGAGTTGTCGAATATGGATCTGGAAAAAACCCAGCTGGTGGTGCTTTCCGCCTGTGAAACGGGCCTGGGCGACATCAAGGGAAATGAAGGCGTGTTTGGTCTACAACGGGCCATGTTTATGGCAGGGGTCAGGAATCTGATTGTATCGCTTTGGGAGGTTCCCGATTTTGAGACCATGGAGCTTATGACCCTGTTTTATGCCAGGCTGGTGGTGGGCGATTCCATCGAAACAGCCTTAAAAAAGGCAAGGCAGGAGATGAAAAGCCAGTACCCGGATCAACCTAGCCTCTGGGCTGGGTTTGAGCTGATTCGTTAA
- the recA gene encoding recombinase RecA: MSKEKGNGVNAEKLKALQLTLDKIEKSYGKGTIMKLGDSAVVPVEAISTGSLTLDLALGTGGLPRGRVVEIYGPESSGKTTLAIHAIAEAQKAGGIAAFIDAENAFDSNYAKKLGVDIENLLVSQPDNGEQALEIAENLIRSGAIDIIVIDSVAALTPKSEIEGEMGDSKMGLQARLMSQALRKLTGTINKTGCCCIFINQLREKIGIMFGNPETTTGGNALKFYASVRLDIRRISQIKEGDTAVGNRTRVKVVKNKLAPPFRQAEFDIIYGQGISKVGEIVDLAVDHNIVKKSGSWFSYGETKLGQGRDAVKQLLLDNPELSEEIENKIREAIKETA; the protein is encoded by the coding sequence ATGAGTAAAGAAAAGGGGAATGGCGTGAACGCCGAGAAGCTAAAAGCCCTTCAGTTGACACTGGATAAGATCGAGAAGTCTTACGGTAAGGGCACCATTATGAAACTTGGAGATTCGGCGGTTGTGCCCGTTGAGGCCATCAGCACAGGCTCTCTGACACTGGATTTGGCCTTGGGCACCGGAGGCCTTCCACGTGGACGCGTGGTAGAGATCTACGGCCCTGAATCTTCGGGGAAGACCACTTTGGCCATTCACGCCATTGCGGAAGCACAAAAGGCCGGGGGCATTGCCGCTTTTATTGATGCCGAAAACGCCTTCGACAGCAACTATGCCAAGAAACTGGGCGTGGATATTGAAAACCTGCTGGTGAGCCAGCCCGACAATGGTGAACAAGCCCTCGAGATTGCTGAGAACCTGATCCGCTCAGGGGCCATTGACATCATCGTCATTGACTCGGTTGCTGCCTTGACCCCAAAGAGCGAAATCGAAGGGGAAATGGGTGACTCGAAGATGGGTTTACAAGCCAGGCTGATGTCGCAGGCCTTGCGAAAGCTTACCGGTACCATCAACAAAACCGGTTGCTGCTGCATCTTCATCAACCAGCTGCGCGAAAAGATCGGCATCATGTTTGGTAATCCCGAAACCACTACCGGTGGGAATGCCTTGAAGTTTTATGCCTCCGTGCGTCTTGATATCCGTCGCATATCCCAGATCAAGGAAGGCGATACCGCAGTGGGCAACCGAACGCGTGTGAAGGTGGTGAAGAACAAACTAGCTCCGCCCTTCCGTCAGGCCGAGTTCGATATCATTTATGGCCAGGGCATCTCGAAAGTGGGTGAGATTGTGGACCTTGCCGTGGATCACAACATTGTGAAAAAGTCCGGTTCCTGGTTCAGCTATGGGGAGACCAAGCTGGGGCAGGGCAGGGATGCCGTAAAACAACTGCTCCTTGACAATCCCGAACTCTCAGAAGAGATAGAAAATAAAATCAGGGAGGCGATAAAGGAAACTGCATAG